One window from the genome of Pedococcus badiiscoriae encodes:
- a CDS encoding LuxR C-terminal-related transcriptional regulator, whose translation MLTPCVGRDDVLDRLRLLLSSARWVTLTGAPGCGKTLVARHIASAAPSVAWVPGHRHSTTESLVTACLDALDAEVAPGDSPTLALRRALDGRDLLLVLDGVDAIDGLGGVLNDLVEDAEDFRLLCTATTVAGRPHEQVLKLPPLPVPSPRGPLEGPALELLLARIAAAGGHSVDLDKHHDILRRVLRASGGLPSLVEQLAVQIALIGVSDVSPTGTLEEAVRRSYDLLDPAQQQCFRRLAVVGRPLGLDVLADVCGVSRPQAVQLASALARRSLVEVNPDGTFDMLPPIREVGRSLAQHTDDAEESLAGLLAWADLVVPQAVNEGSADAAFLSQLSLVDAAVRQACAVDATRPRGYAIANRAFPSLSAAMRAREALEMMDAALASGDGPPIIGSQLARRAGICASEVRGTYEGLRLLDRSEEHASALEGPMRDVELARTAAIRAEMHLDAGDLAAARADVERTLALGGGDPYVIRQVRRTLMDVCVSAGDFAEAERLAAAIVDAPPPDELWIALSARTLQAKIAYEQGRLVEAASLALFARTQAEEIREDRIALLADTVHRMVSGTRGIAVDAESLPWAVRLIVQLQDARELLSAGDVSRAAGRAADIVVLADSSRLGRDAVEARLLVADALMSLGEPAQAQASYLSVLRRATEVPMPLRAADALDGLAAIAAESGNPAYRAVAGAAAALRVSRRAVGRDRPGVAYAAGAIRDCPAGWLEHGQFSAQGVAAVTGLFAGEAPTEASSSPLNVLTKAERGVAELVAEGLTSRQIAEQLFVSPRTVDAHLSHIFRKLEIASRAKLAALMVEIA comes from the coding sequence ATGCTGACTCCGTGCGTGGGTCGCGACGACGTCCTCGATCGCCTCCGGCTCCTGCTCAGCAGCGCTCGGTGGGTCACCCTGACCGGGGCTCCGGGGTGCGGGAAGACGCTCGTGGCACGGCACATCGCCAGCGCTGCGCCCAGCGTGGCCTGGGTGCCCGGCCACCGGCACTCGACAACCGAGTCCCTGGTGACTGCCTGCCTCGACGCCCTCGATGCCGAGGTCGCCCCGGGTGACTCGCCCACGTTGGCCCTGCGGCGCGCCCTTGACGGCCGCGACCTGTTGCTGGTGCTCGACGGGGTGGACGCCATCGATGGGCTGGGCGGCGTCCTCAACGACCTCGTCGAGGACGCCGAGGACTTCCGCCTCCTGTGCACCGCGACCACCGTGGCAGGACGCCCCCACGAACAGGTCCTGAAGCTGCCGCCACTGCCCGTCCCCTCGCCGCGCGGCCCGCTCGAAGGTCCCGCCCTCGAGCTGCTGCTGGCCCGCATCGCCGCCGCGGGCGGGCACTCCGTGGACCTCGACAAGCATCACGACATCCTGCGCCGGGTGCTGCGGGCCAGCGGGGGCCTGCCGTCCCTGGTGGAGCAGCTCGCCGTCCAGATCGCGCTCATCGGGGTCAGCGACGTCTCGCCGACGGGCACCCTCGAGGAGGCGGTGCGCCGGTCCTACGACCTGCTCGACCCGGCACAGCAGCAGTGCTTCCGGCGCCTTGCGGTGGTCGGGCGCCCGCTCGGGCTCGACGTCCTCGCCGACGTCTGCGGCGTCAGCCGTCCCCAAGCCGTCCAGCTCGCGTCAGCCCTGGCTCGGCGCAGCCTCGTCGAGGTGAACCCCGATGGGACGTTCGACATGCTGCCGCCGATCAGGGAGGTCGGGCGCTCCCTCGCGCAGCACACGGACGATGCCGAGGAGTCCCTGGCCGGGCTGCTGGCCTGGGCCGACCTGGTCGTCCCGCAGGCCGTCAACGAGGGATCAGCCGATGCTGCCTTCCTCAGCCAGCTGAGCCTCGTCGATGCCGCGGTCAGGCAGGCGTGCGCGGTCGACGCCACGCGACCACGCGGCTACGCCATCGCCAACCGGGCCTTCCCCTCCCTGTCAGCCGCCATGCGCGCCCGCGAAGCCCTGGAGATGATGGACGCTGCGCTCGCCAGCGGGGACGGGCCGCCCATCATCGGCTCGCAGCTGGCACGTCGAGCGGGCATCTGTGCATCCGAGGTGCGTGGCACCTACGAAGGGCTGCGCCTGCTCGACCGGTCCGAAGAGCACGCCAGCGCGCTGGAGGGGCCGATGCGTGACGTCGAGCTGGCCCGCACTGCCGCCATCCGGGCCGAGATGCACCTCGATGCCGGGGACCTGGCCGCCGCCCGCGCCGATGTCGAGCGGACCCTTGCGCTGGGTGGCGGCGACCCCTACGTCATCCGCCAGGTCCGGCGGACCCTGATGGATGTCTGCGTCTCGGCCGGTGACTTCGCCGAAGCCGAGAGGCTGGCGGCCGCCATCGTGGACGCGCCCCCTCCGGATGAGCTGTGGATCGCACTGTCCGCCCGCACCCTGCAGGCCAAGATCGCCTACGAGCAGGGCCGGTTGGTCGAGGCCGCCTCGTTGGCACTCTTCGCCCGCACCCAGGCCGAGGAGATCCGCGAGGACCGCATCGCGCTGCTCGCCGACACGGTGCACCGCATGGTGTCGGGCACGCGGGGCATCGCCGTCGACGCCGAGTCCCTGCCGTGGGCCGTCCGCCTGATCGTCCAGCTCCAGGATGCCCGCGAGCTGTTGTCGGCCGGCGACGTCAGCCGGGCTGCCGGTCGGGCGGCCGACATCGTGGTGCTGGCCGACAGCAGCCGGCTGGGGCGTGACGCGGTGGAGGCGAGGCTGCTGGTGGCTGACGCCCTGATGTCCCTGGGTGAGCCCGCCCAGGCGCAGGCGTCCTACCTGTCCGTGCTGCGGCGCGCGACAGAGGTCCCGATGCCGTTGCGGGCCGCGGACGCGCTCGACGGCTTGGCCGCCATCGCCGCGGAGTCAGGCAACCCGGCATACCGGGCGGTGGCGGGGGCAGCGGCAGCGCTGCGCGTCAGCCGCCGCGCCGTGGGACGCGACCGTCCCGGAGTCGCGTATGCCGCGGGGGCGATTCGCGACTGTCCCGCCGGGTGGCTCGAGCACGGGCAGTTCAGCGCGCAGGGGGTCGCCGCAGTGACGGGTCTGTTTGCCGGCGAGGCCCCGACCGAGGCGTCGTCCTCACCGCTGAACGTCCTGACCAAGGCCGAGCGCGGGGTCGCCGAGCTGGTGGCCGAGGGACTGACCAGCCGGCAGATCGCCGAGCAGCTGTTCGTCTCACCGCGCACGGTCGACGCGCACCTGTCCCACATCTTCCGCAAGCTCGAGATCGCCTCGCGGGCCAAGCTGGCCGCCCTGATGGTCGAGATCGCCTAA
- a CDS encoding dienelactone hydrolase family protein has translation MAEVVLFHHVQGLTAGVLDFADTLRAAGHTVHTPDLLDGHTFDTIDEGMAYVRQAGFGAILERGKEAGEALPEALVYAGFSLGVMPAQLLAQTRPGARGALLMESCVPPSEFGDGWPAGVPVQVHGKDADPYFAGEGDIDAARALVAEAPDAELFVYPGEQHLFADNSLSSYDPDAARLLTERVLVFLDRVS, from the coding sequence ATGGCTGAGGTCGTCCTGTTCCACCACGTCCAGGGACTGACTGCCGGAGTGCTGGACTTCGCGGACACGCTCCGCGCGGCCGGCCACACGGTGCACACTCCCGATCTGCTCGACGGGCACACCTTCGACACGATCGACGAGGGCATGGCGTACGTCAGGCAGGCCGGCTTCGGCGCGATCCTCGAGCGGGGCAAGGAGGCCGGCGAGGCCTTGCCCGAGGCCCTGGTCTACGCGGGGTTCTCCCTCGGCGTGATGCCGGCCCAGCTGCTGGCCCAGACCCGGCCGGGCGCCAGAGGTGCCCTGCTCATGGAGTCCTGCGTGCCGCCGTCGGAGTTCGGGGACGGCTGGCCCGCCGGGGTGCCGGTGCAGGTGCACGGCAAGGACGCTGATCCCTACTTCGCCGGCGAGGGCGACATCGACGCCGCCCGTGCGCTGGTGGCCGAGGCGCCGGACGCCGAGCTGTTCGTCTACCCCGGCGAGCAGCACCTCTTCGCCGACAACAGCCTGAGCTCCTACGACCCCGATGCCGCGCGGCTGCTCACCGAACGCGTGCTCGTCTTCCTGGACCGCGTCTCCTGA
- a CDS encoding ABC transporter substrate-binding protein: MKISKITLTIATAAALMATAACGNSSDPLAKGGGSSSSAAGTITVGSADFPESALLAEIYAGALKAKGITVDKKLNIGAREAYIPALKDGSIDLIPEYTGVLSQYFNKNAKATDSEGVYAELKAALPPTLIVLNKSAAEDKDALVMKKSKADSLGVKSIADLKGKSAQLTVGGPPEWKTRMTGLPGFKAIYGLDFKTFRPLDAGGPLTLAALKNGQIDAGDLFTTDPSIAANNLVALEDPKSMYAAQNVVPLITKSKSNPTIEGALNAVSAKLDTATLAALLKEVVVDKKDPDAVAKEFLSKNSLG; encoded by the coding sequence GTGAAGATCAGCAAGATCACCCTGACGATCGCCACAGCGGCGGCTCTGATGGCCACCGCCGCGTGCGGCAACTCCAGCGACCCGCTCGCCAAGGGCGGCGGCAGCTCCAGCTCGGCCGCAGGCACGATCACGGTCGGCTCGGCCGATTTCCCCGAGAGCGCGCTGCTGGCCGAGATCTACGCCGGCGCACTCAAGGCCAAAGGCATCACTGTCGACAAGAAGCTCAACATCGGCGCTCGCGAGGCCTACATCCCGGCCCTCAAGGACGGGTCGATCGACCTGATCCCCGAGTACACCGGCGTGCTCAGCCAGTACTTCAACAAGAACGCCAAGGCCACCGACAGCGAGGGCGTCTACGCCGAGCTCAAGGCGGCCCTGCCGCCCACGCTCATCGTCCTGAACAAGTCGGCCGCGGAGGACAAGGACGCCTTGGTGATGAAGAAGTCCAAGGCGGACTCCCTCGGCGTCAAGTCCATCGCGGACCTCAAGGGCAAGTCCGCCCAGCTCACCGTGGGTGGGCCGCCCGAGTGGAAGACCCGGATGACCGGCCTGCCCGGCTTCAAGGCGATCTACGGCCTGGACTTCAAGACCTTCCGTCCGCTCGACGCCGGTGGCCCGCTCACCCTGGCCGCCCTCAAGAACGGCCAGATCGACGCCGGTGACCTCTTCACCACCGACCCGAGCATCGCGGCCAACAACCTCGTGGCGCTCGAGGACCCCAAGAGCATGTATGCCGCGCAGAACGTCGTGCCGCTCATCACCAAGAGCAAGAGCAACCCGACTATCGAGGGTGCCCTCAACGCGGTGTCGGCGAAGCTCGACACGGCGACCCTGGCGGCCCTGCTCAAGGAGGTCGTCGTGGACAAGAAAGACCCTGACGCCGTGGCCAAGGAGTTCCTGAGCAAGAACAGCCTCGGCTGA
- a CDS encoding ABC transporter permease — MTWFLDHLDVVWSRALQHSYLAGVPLVIGLLLALPLGWLARRYPRLYAPFTAGFGLLYTIPSLALFVILPVILGTRALDPINVVVAMTLYTVALLVRTVADALGSVPDHVQQAATAMGYTRVRRFFAIELPLAVPVISAGLRVAAVSNVSIVSVGTIIGVNQLGLFFSDGFDRDFYDPLFVGIVACVVLALLFDAVILLITRLATPWVRATGARA, encoded by the coding sequence ATGACCTGGTTCCTCGACCACCTCGACGTTGTCTGGAGCCGGGCGCTCCAGCACAGCTACCTCGCGGGCGTCCCGCTCGTCATCGGTCTGCTGCTGGCCCTGCCGCTGGGGTGGCTCGCGCGGCGCTACCCGCGCCTCTATGCGCCGTTCACCGCTGGTTTCGGCCTGCTCTACACGATCCCCAGCCTGGCCCTGTTCGTCATCCTCCCCGTCATCCTGGGCACGAGGGCGCTCGACCCGATCAACGTCGTCGTCGCGATGACCCTCTACACCGTGGCCCTGCTGGTGCGCACCGTCGCCGACGCGCTCGGCTCGGTGCCCGACCACGTCCAGCAGGCCGCGACGGCGATGGGCTACACCCGCGTCAGGCGGTTCTTCGCCATCGAGCTGCCGCTCGCGGTCCCCGTGATCTCCGCCGGCCTGCGGGTCGCTGCGGTGAGCAACGTCAGCATCGTCAGCGTCGGCACGATCATCGGGGTCAACCAGCTCGGCCTGTTCTTCAGCGACGGCTTCGACCGCGACTTCTACGACCCGCTCTTCGTCGGCATCGTGGCCTGCGTGGTCCTGGCCCTCCTCTTCGACGCCGTGATCCTGCTCATCACCCGGCTGGCCACTCCCTGGGTCCGGGCCACGGGGGCACGCGCATGA
- a CDS encoding serine aminopeptidase domain-containing protein has translation MPAPRLLWPTEVDQPRAVVLILHGGKSRSRRPVRPWQGAVVRMAPFARAVAEAGGGAIAVASIRYAVRGWNGEAASPVADTRLALEQIAARHPGVPIGLLGHSMGGRVALHLADDERIDAIAALAPWVERQDRPRWHRGLHVLFMHGTLDRMTSPRASRALATAMGALGADVRYDAVKGESHAMLRQAARWHRESADFLATHLLARCEVEEQSCRTPAP, from the coding sequence GTGCCTGCCCCCCGACTGCTCTGGCCCACCGAGGTCGACCAGCCGCGCGCCGTCGTGCTGATCCTGCACGGCGGCAAGTCGCGCAGCAGGCGTCCGGTCCGCCCCTGGCAGGGAGCCGTCGTGCGGATGGCCCCGTTCGCCCGTGCCGTCGCGGAGGCAGGCGGAGGTGCCATCGCGGTCGCCTCCATCCGATATGCCGTGCGCGGTTGGAACGGCGAGGCGGCCAGTCCGGTCGCCGACACCCGCCTCGCTCTCGAACAGATCGCCGCGAGGCACCCCGGCGTGCCGATCGGGCTGCTCGGGCACTCGATGGGCGGCCGCGTGGCGCTGCACCTCGCCGACGACGAGCGCATCGACGCCATCGCCGCGCTCGCTCCATGGGTCGAACGCCAGGACCGGCCCCGCTGGCACCGTGGCCTGCACGTGCTGTTCATGCACGGCACCCTGGACAGGATGACCTCGCCCCGCGCCTCCCGGGCGCTGGCGACCGCGATGGGGGCGCTGGGCGCCGACGTCCGGTACGACGCGGTCAAGGGTGAGAGCCACGCCATGCTGCGCCAGGCGGCGCGGTGGCACCGCGAGTCGGCGGACTTCTTGGCCACCCACCTGCTGGCACGGTGTGAGGTCGAGGAGCAGTCCTGTCGGACCCCCGCGCCATGA
- a CDS encoding aromatic amino acid lyase has protein sequence MTQPVHLDGHSLDLDALERAARGALASIDPAAMETARRSHRTAAQVSSRRAVYGRTTGVGAARDESTDSKVEHGLRLLRSHAAGWGEVMPSSVVRAALAVRANQLLAGGSGASPVLAQALADLVGAPEGELPVVHRYGSLGTGDLTALAEVGLALIGERERSGGARRTDLQLTSADALPLMSSNAFAIAETGLHAASLHALARAADTVCALSFVALQGNPEAVSETAAAATPFRGAGEVIRVLRELLVDQPGTPAHLQDFFGLRTWPQVHGPVLDTILDLKAVVETTANTASENPLFTGSDDVAEVTHHGGFHAAYLVLAVDRTLLALTRSAQAVQSRISHTLTDSDSGLPLFLSDSTMGSSGVLIAEYVAASALSTIRGVASTPSSVQTAGVSAGIEDDASFAGQAALRLGEATAAYRRMLAVELVCTVRALRMRGVVPVGELGDAFARCASLPAGVEDRDLSPELATAERIVERYAVSTPEER, from the coding sequence GTGACGCAACCGGTGCACCTCGACGGCCACAGCCTCGACCTCGACGCCCTGGAGCGCGCTGCCCGAGGAGCCCTTGCGTCGATCGACCCTGCGGCCATGGAGACGGCACGGCGCTCCCATCGCACCGCGGCGCAGGTGAGCTCGCGTCGGGCGGTCTACGGGCGCACCACCGGAGTGGGGGCAGCGCGCGACGAGAGCACGGACTCCAAGGTCGAACACGGGCTGCGGCTGTTGCGCTCGCACGCGGCGGGCTGGGGTGAGGTGATGCCGTCGAGCGTCGTCAGGGCGGCGCTGGCCGTGCGCGCCAACCAGCTGCTCGCGGGTGGGTCGGGCGCCAGTCCTGTTCTGGCGCAGGCGCTCGCCGACCTCGTGGGCGCGCCGGAAGGCGAGCTGCCGGTGGTGCACCGCTACGGGTCGCTCGGGACCGGTGACCTCACCGCGCTCGCCGAGGTCGGGCTCGCGCTCATCGGCGAGCGAGAACGGTCCGGCGGCGCGCGCCGCACCGACCTGCAGCTGACCTCGGCCGACGCCCTGCCGCTCATGTCGTCCAACGCGTTCGCCATCGCCGAGACGGGCCTGCACGCGGCGTCGCTGCACGCCCTGGCGCGAGCGGCCGACACGGTGTGCGCGCTGAGCTTCGTTGCCCTGCAAGGCAATCCGGAGGCAGTGAGCGAGACCGCTGCCGCAGCAACCCCGTTCCGTGGCGCCGGCGAGGTGATCCGGGTGCTTCGCGAGCTGTTGGTCGACCAGCCCGGGACGCCGGCACACCTCCAGGACTTCTTCGGCCTGCGCACCTGGCCACAGGTCCACGGACCGGTCCTCGACACGATCCTCGACCTGAAGGCCGTCGTGGAGACGACCGCCAACACCGCCTCGGAGAACCCGCTCTTCACGGGCTCGGACGACGTCGCCGAGGTGACGCACCACGGAGGCTTCCACGCGGCATACCTGGTGCTGGCGGTGGACAGGACGCTGCTGGCGCTCACCCGATCGGCACAGGCCGTGCAGTCGCGCATCAGCCACACCCTCACGGACTCGGACAGCGGGCTGCCGCTGTTCCTGTCGGACTCGACGATGGGCTCGTCGGGGGTCCTCATCGCGGAATACGTTGCGGCGTCGGCGTTGTCGACGATCCGCGGGGTGGCGTCGACACCGTCGAGCGTGCAGACGGCTGGGGTGTCGGCAGGCATCGAGGACGATGCGAGCTTCGCAGGTCAGGCGGCGCTGCGGCTGGGCGAGGCGACCGCGGCCTACCGACGGATGCTGGCCGTCGAGCTCGTGTGCACGGTGCGGGCGCTGCGGATGCGCGGTGTCGTGCCGGTCGGCGAGCTGGGCGACGCCTTCGCGCGGTGCGCGAGCCTGCCCGCCGGGGTCGAGGACCGTGACCTCTCACCCGAGCTCGCCACCGCCGAGCGCATCGTGGAGCGGTATGCCGTGTCGACGCCGGAGGAGCGCTAG
- a CDS encoding ABC transporter permease has product MINKTFAWLTDPSHWSGSDGIPTRIFEHLWYSALALAVAALIAIPLGLAIGHTGRGRLFVVNLAGAARAIPSLGLLYLMVLWLFPKISGDNAFLVPVFIVLIVLAIPPLMAGAYAGVEGVDPAARDAAKGMGMTGMQVLRKVEVPNALPLIFSGFRSATLQVIATTTLAAITGAGGLGRFLIDGQKILQYEQMVSGAIVVAVLALVVDALLAVVQRYAVSPGLTGRSSGRSASALSTQRSNTPLDVEIPVAQRTVDSQPS; this is encoded by the coding sequence ATGATCAACAAGACGTTCGCCTGGCTCACCGACCCGTCGCACTGGTCCGGCTCCGACGGCATACCGACTCGGATCTTCGAGCATCTGTGGTACTCCGCCCTGGCCCTGGCGGTCGCGGCCCTGATCGCGATCCCGCTGGGGCTGGCGATCGGGCACACCGGCCGTGGCCGTCTGTTCGTCGTCAACCTGGCCGGTGCCGCGCGGGCGATCCCCAGCCTGGGCCTGCTCTACCTCATGGTGCTCTGGCTGTTCCCGAAGATCAGCGGCGACAACGCCTTCCTCGTGCCGGTGTTCATCGTGCTCATCGTGCTGGCGATCCCACCCCTCATGGCCGGCGCCTACGCGGGGGTCGAGGGAGTCGACCCGGCGGCACGCGACGCCGCCAAGGGGATGGGCATGACTGGCATGCAGGTCCTTCGCAAGGTCGAGGTGCCGAACGCCCTGCCCCTGATCTTCTCGGGGTTCCGCTCCGCCACGCTGCAGGTCATCGCCACCACGACGCTGGCCGCCATCACCGGTGCGGGTGGTCTCGGTCGCTTCCTCATCGACGGCCAGAAGATCCTCCAGTACGAGCAGATGGTGTCCGGAGCGATCGTGGTCGCGGTCCTGGCCCTCGTCGTCGACGCACTGCTCGCCGTCGTGCAGCGGTATGCCGTGTCGCCGGGTCTGACCGGCCGGTCCAGCGGGCGATCGGCGTCGGCGCTGTCCACCCAGCGATCAAATACCCCCCTTGATGTAGAGATTCCGGTCGCGCAGCGTACGGTGGATTCCCAGCCCAGTTGA
- a CDS encoding ABC transporter ATP-binding protein, with amino-acid sequence MIVFDGVTKQFPDGTVAVDHLSFEAPSGKITVLVGPSGCGKTTSLRMINRMIRPTSGTITLDGQDTGRMKESDLRRGIGYVIQHAGLFPHRTVLDNVSTVPRLLGMDKTETKKRSMELLERVGLDPAFAKRYPAQLSGGQQQRVGVARALAADPPVMLMDEPFSAVDPVVREQLQDEFLRLQGDLGKTIIFVTHDIDEAIKLGDQVAVLKVGGHLAQIAAPAYLLSHPVDDFVADFVGRDRGYRALSFQATPQLPLAPERTVAMGESADGVDADWLLVVDEHNHPLGWVEPARIKGQIRTEMLHRGGTVAKASGPLRAALDSALSSPSRRGVIVDDSGSLVGTVRAHEVLTAIEETERPELAHPEAPGTPVP; translated from the coding sequence ATGATCGTCTTCGACGGTGTCACGAAGCAGTTTCCTGACGGCACGGTCGCCGTCGACCACCTCAGTTTCGAGGCACCCAGCGGCAAGATCACCGTGCTGGTGGGCCCGTCCGGATGCGGCAAGACGACGTCACTGCGGATGATCAACCGGATGATCCGACCGACCTCGGGCACCATCACGCTGGATGGCCAGGACACGGGGCGGATGAAGGAGTCCGACCTGCGTCGCGGCATCGGGTACGTCATCCAGCACGCAGGCCTGTTCCCGCACCGCACCGTGCTCGACAACGTCTCCACCGTCCCGCGACTGCTGGGGATGGACAAGACCGAGACCAAGAAGCGTTCGATGGAGCTCCTCGAGCGCGTCGGCCTCGATCCGGCGTTCGCCAAGCGCTACCCCGCACAGCTCTCCGGCGGCCAGCAGCAACGCGTCGGGGTCGCGCGCGCCCTCGCGGCCGACCCGCCCGTCATGCTCATGGACGAGCCCTTCAGCGCGGTGGACCCCGTGGTCCGCGAGCAGCTCCAGGACGAGTTCCTGCGGCTGCAGGGCGACCTCGGCAAGACCATCATCTTCGTCACCCACGACATCGACGAGGCGATCAAGCTCGGTGACCAGGTGGCGGTGCTCAAGGTCGGCGGGCACCTCGCCCAGATCGCCGCACCGGCATACCTGCTCTCCCACCCCGTCGACGACTTCGTGGCGGACTTCGTGGGCCGCGACCGCGGCTACCGTGCGCTCTCCTTCCAGGCCACCCCGCAGCTGCCGCTCGCTCCCGAACGCACCGTCGCGATGGGGGAGAGCGCCGACGGGGTGGACGCCGACTGGCTCCTCGTCGTCGACGAGCACAACCACCCGTTGGGCTGGGTGGAGCCAGCGCGCATCAAGGGGCAGATCCGCACCGAGATGCTGCACCGCGGTGGCACCGTCGCCAAGGCGAGCGGCCCGCTGCGCGCCGCGCTCGACTCCGCCCTCTCCAGCCCGAGCCGTCGCGGGGTGATCGTCGACGACAGCGGCTCGCTCGTCGGCACGGTCCGCGCCCACGAGGTGCTGACCGCCATCGAGGAGACCGAGCGGCCCGAGCTGGCGCACCCGGAGGCGCCCGGGACGCCCGTGCCATGA
- a CDS encoding 1-acyl-sn-glycerol-3-phosphate acyltransferase: MPDLTYRLVIGLCRGLFRALGVRITVSGADRLPAQGPVVVAANHSSFLDFMFVGLVGVQRGRLVRFMAKESVFRSRLSGPLMRAMRHLPVDRAHGELAARQAWQALCAGEVVGVYPEATIGRAFMVKERADFRRGAAYLALATGAPLVPVAHWGIHRILTVDGRYSLRRGTAVDVVVGEPLTPFDGETAEELTARLHDRLADMVDELVTGYAQPPHDPASAWWWPASRGGAAPTVDVARALDEAAVSRADAPR; this comes from the coding sequence GTGCCCGACCTCACCTACCGCCTCGTGATCGGGCTCTGTCGTGGGTTGTTCCGTGCGCTCGGCGTGCGGATCACCGTGTCCGGAGCGGACCGGCTCCCCGCGCAGGGGCCCGTGGTCGTGGCAGCGAACCACAGCAGCTTCCTCGACTTCATGTTCGTCGGCCTGGTCGGTGTCCAGCGTGGCCGGCTCGTGCGGTTCATGGCCAAGGAGTCAGTCTTCCGGTCGCGGCTGTCCGGACCGTTGATGCGGGCGATGCGGCACCTGCCCGTCGACCGCGCGCACGGGGAGCTCGCGGCGAGGCAGGCATGGCAGGCACTGTGTGCCGGTGAGGTCGTGGGGGTGTACCCCGAGGCGACGATCGGGCGGGCGTTCATGGTGAAGGAGCGCGCGGACTTCCGGCGCGGCGCGGCTTACCTCGCCCTGGCGACGGGGGCGCCGCTGGTGCCGGTGGCGCACTGGGGCATCCACCGCATCCTCACCGTCGACGGTCGCTACTCGCTGCGTCGCGGCACGGCAGTCGACGTGGTCGTCGGCGAGCCGCTCACCCCCTTCGACGGCGAGACCGCGGAGGAGCTCACGGCGCGGTTGCACGACCGGCTGGCCGACATGGTCGACGAGCTGGTGACGGGCTACGCCCAGCCGCCGCACGACCCGGCGAGCGCCTGGTGGTGGCCCGCCTCGCGAGGGGGTGCGGCACCGACCGTCGACGTCGCGAGGGCGCTGGACGAGGCGGCCGTCAGCCGAGCCGACGCCCCCCGCTGA
- the dcd gene encoding dCTP deaminase has product MLLSDRDIKAEIDNGRVVLEPWDPDMVQPSSVDVRLDRYFRLFDNHKYPFIDPAEDQPDLTRLVEVDPGEPFILHPGEFVLGSIYETVTLPDDVAARVEGKSSLGRLGLLTHATAGFVDPGFTGHVTLELSNVATLPIKLWPGMKIGQLCFFRLSSPVENPYGSTKYGSHYQGQRGPTASRSFKNFHVTDV; this is encoded by the coding sequence GTGCTGCTCAGCGACCGTGACATCAAGGCCGAGATCGACAACGGGCGAGTCGTCCTCGAGCCCTGGGACCCCGACATGGTCCAGCCGTCGAGCGTGGATGTGCGGCTCGACCGCTACTTCCGGTTGTTCGACAACCACAAGTACCCGTTCATCGACCCGGCCGAGGACCAGCCCGACCTCACCCGCCTCGTCGAGGTCGACCCGGGCGAGCCGTTCATCCTGCACCCCGGCGAGTTCGTGCTGGGCTCCATCTACGAGACGGTCACCCTCCCCGACGACGTCGCCGCCCGGGTCGAGGGCAAGTCGAGCCTCGGCCGCCTCGGCCTGCTGACCCACGCGACGGCCGGCTTCGTCGACCCCGGTTTCACCGGTCACGTCACGCTCGAGCTGAGCAACGTCGCGACCCTCCCGATCAAGCTGTGGCCGGGCATGAAGATCGGCCAGCTCTGCTTCTTCCGCCTGTCAAGCCCGGTCGAGAACCCTTACGGCTCAACGAAGTACGGCTCCCACTACCAGGGTCAGCGTGGCCCGACGGCCAGCCGCTCGTTCAAGAACTTCCACGTCACCGACGTCTGA